A genomic region of Actinomycetota bacterium contains the following coding sequences:
- the rplW gene encoding 50S ribosomal protein L23, producing the protein MKDPRDVIFRPVVSEKTYGLLDNNKYTFEVDPRANKTEIKIAVERIFGVKVLNVNTMNRRGKRKRRGWVVGQRKDVKRAIVQLAPGDEIEIFGAGL; encoded by the coding sequence GTGAAGGACCCGCGCGATGTCATCTTCCGCCCCGTCGTCTCCGAGAAGACGTACGGGCTGCTCGACAACAACAAGTACACCTTCGAGGTCGACCCCCGCGCCAACAAGACCGAGATCAAGATCGCTGTCGAGAGGATCTTCGGGGTCAAGGTCCTCAACGTGAACACGATGAACCGCCGCGGCAAGCGCAAGCGTCGCGGGTGGGTGGTCGGCCAGCGCAAGGATGTCAAGCGGGCGATCGTGCAACTCGCCCCGGGTGACGAGATCGAGATCTTCGGCGCTGGGCTGTGA
- the rplB gene encoding 50S ribosomal protein L2 yields MGIRKYKPTTAARRGASVSDFESVTKGRPEKSLVGPLPRKSGRNTHGRITSRHRGGGHKRKYRVIDFRRNKDGVPATVAAVEYDPNRSARIALLHYHDGEKRYILAPKNVAVGSKLESGPEADIIPGNALPLMNIPVGTTVHAVELRPGGGAKMGRSAGASIQLLAKEGKTAALRLPSGEIRLVDSRCRATVGSVGNEEHELIKLGKAGRKRWKGVRPQTRGVAMNPVDHPLGGGEGKSSGGRHPVDKHGNPERRTRKPKKASDKMIIRRRGRGRRRR; encoded by the coding sequence ATGGGTATCCGCAAGTACAAGCCGACGACCGCGGCCCGCCGTGGCGCGTCCGTCAGCGACTTCGAGTCGGTCACCAAGGGCCGCCCCGAGAAGTCGCTGGTCGGACCGTTGCCGCGCAAGTCCGGTCGCAACACGCACGGCCGCATCACGTCGCGTCACCGCGGCGGGGGCCACAAGCGCAAGTACCGCGTCATCGACTTCCGTCGCAACAAGGACGGCGTGCCCGCGACCGTCGCCGCGGTCGAGTACGACCCCAACCGGTCCGCGCGGATCGCCCTGCTGCACTACCACGACGGCGAGAAGCGCTACATCCTCGCGCCCAAGAACGTCGCGGTCGGCAGCAAGCTCGAATCCGGCCCCGAAGCCGACATCATCCCCGGCAACGCCCTGCCGCTCATGAACATCCCCGTCGGAACCACGGTGCACGCCGTCGAGCTGCGTCCCGGAGGGGGCGCCAAGATGGGGCGCAGCGCCGGGGCGTCGATCCAGCTCCTCGCGAAGGAAGGCAAGACGGCCGCGCTGCGACTCCCCTCGGGCGAGATCCGACTCGTGGACTCTCGCTGCCGGGCGACGGTCGGCTCGGTGGGTAACGAGGAGCACGAGCTCATCAAGCTGGGCAAGGCCGGCCGCAAGCGGTGGAAGGGCGTGCGGCCACAGACCCGTGGCGTCGCCATGAACCCCGTCGACCACCCCCTCGGTGGTGGTGAGGGCAAGAGCTCCGGCGGCCGCCACCCGGTCGACAAGCACGGCAACCCCGAACGACGGACGCGCAAGCCCAAGAAGGCGTCCGACAAGATGATCATCCGCCGCCGTGGTCGCGGCAGGAGGCGCCGCTGA
- the rpsS gene encoding 30S ribosomal protein S19, with the protein MPRSLKKGPFVDDHLMKKVEQLNSSGQKRVIKTWSRRSTIFPEMVGHTIAVHDGRKHVPVYVTESMVGHKLGEFAPTRVIKWGGAGEKAAAKRRM; encoded by the coding sequence ATGCCCCGCTCACTGAAGAAGGGCCCGTTCGTCGACGACCACCTCATGAAGAAGGTGGAGCAGCTCAACAGCTCGGGTCAGAAGCGCGTGATCAAGACGTGGTCACGTCGCTCGACCATCTTCCCCGAGATGGTCGGTCACACGATCGCCGTCCACGACGGGCGCAAGCACGTGCCCGTGTACGTCACCGAGTCGATGGTCGGCCACAAGCTCGGCGAGTTCGCCCCGACCCGCGTCATCAAGTGGGGCGGCGCCGGTGAGAAGGCCGCCGCCAAGCGGCGCATGTAG
- the rplV gene encoding 50S ribosomal protein L22, whose product MQVRATAKFVRVSPTKARQLTRLISGEHVEEARRILAFSDKGAAEPILKVLTSAIANAENNEGLDPDELWVDNAFADEGPTLRRYQPRALGRAYRIRKRTSHITIVVATREPELAAQAPAPADTGDEE is encoded by the coding sequence ATGCAAGTCAGAGCGACCGCGAAGTTCGTCCGGGTCTCGCCCACGAAGGCGAGGCAGCTGACGCGCCTCATCTCCGGCGAGCACGTCGAGGAGGCGCGTCGGATCCTCGCGTTCTCCGACAAGGGCGCCGCCGAGCCGATCCTGAAGGTGCTCACGTCCGCCATCGCCAACGCGGAGAACAACGAGGGTCTCGACCCCGACGAGCTGTGGGTGGACAACGCCTTCGCCGACGAGGGACCGACCCTGCGTCGCTACCAGCCCCGCGCGCTCGGTCGCGCGTACCGGATCCGCAAGCGGACCAGCCACATCACGATCGTGGTGGCCACGCGCGAGCCCGAGCTCGCGGCGCAGGCCCCCGCACCAGCCGACACCGGCGACGAGGAGTAG
- the rpsC gene encoding 30S ribosomal protein S3, which produces MGQKIHPYGFRLGVTTDWKSKWIADKKDYSAYLHEDERVREYIRERVRHAGISRIDITRTGDNIETSVQAARPGIVIGRRGTEADAIRGALEKLTGKRIKLNIIEIKQPDLDAQVVAFNVAEQLRGRVSFRRAMRRAVQSAMKAGSKGIRVQVSGRLGGAEMSRTEWYREGRVPLHTLRAKVDYGFDEARTTFGRIGVKVWIYTGDQIGSGEEREALRAMERAKAVAEGRPADDRPRRQAARKAAKVAQKVTGIGRRPQPQPPAEPAPAEAAPAEATTASEPSAEPAPTPSEAEATAPPTAATPTDQSATGGEEPATVSEPGETAKSDVEQATTESAPGQSGAMAPEDVADAPAPADAPEPGVDAAEEPREPQIETKPDRAAAVEEEASPEADEEGGA; this is translated from the coding sequence ATGGGCCAGAAGATCCACCCCTACGGGTTCCGGCTGGGTGTCACCACGGACTGGAAGTCCAAGTGGATCGCCGACAAGAAGGACTACTCGGCGTACCTCCACGAGGACGAGCGCGTCCGCGAGTACATCCGTGAGCGCGTCCGCCACGCGGGCATCTCGCGGATCGACATCACGCGCACCGGTGACAACATCGAGACCAGCGTCCAGGCAGCGCGTCCCGGCATCGTCATCGGCCGCCGGGGCACCGAGGCCGACGCCATCCGCGGGGCCCTCGAGAAGCTGACCGGCAAGCGCATCAAGCTCAACATCATCGAGATCAAGCAGCCCGACCTCGACGCGCAGGTCGTCGCCTTCAACGTCGCCGAGCAGCTCCGCGGCCGTGTCTCGTTCCGGCGCGCCATGCGCCGCGCAGTGCAGTCGGCCATGAAGGCCGGTTCGAAGGGGATCCGTGTCCAGGTGTCCGGCCGCCTCGGCGGCGCGGAGATGAGCCGCACCGAGTGGTACCGCGAGGGCCGCGTGCCCCTCCACACGCTGCGTGCCAAGGTCGACTACGGCTTCGACGAGGCACGGACGACCTTCGGTCGCATCGGCGTGAAGGTCTGGATCTACACCGGTGACCAGATCGGGTCGGGCGAGGAGCGAGAGGCCCTGCGCGCCATGGAGCGCGCCAAGGCGGTCGCTGAGGGCCGTCCCGCCGACGACCGTCCTCGCCGCCAGGCCGCGCGCAAGGCGGCGAAGGTGGCCCAGAAGGTGACGGGTATCGGCCGTCGCCCGCAACCGCAGCCGCCCGCCGAGCCCGCACCAGCCGAAGCGGCACCGGCCGAGGCGACAACGGCTTCCGAGCCGTCCGCCGAGCCCGCCCCGACCCCATCCGAGGCCGAGGCGACCGCACCGCCGACCGCGGCGACCCCGACCGACCAGTCCGCGACCGGCGGCGAGGAACCCGCGACCGTCAGCGAGCCCGGCGAGACTGCCAAGTCGGACGTCGAGCAGGCCACCACGGAGTCGGCTCCCGGTCAGTCCGGGGCGATGGCTCCAGAGGACGTCGCAGACGCACCTGCGCCAGCCGACGCTCCGGAGCCCGGCGTCGACGCGGCAGAGGAGCCGCGTGAACCGCAGATCGAGACCAAGCCAGACCGCGCGGCAGCCGTCGAGGAAGAGGCGTCGCCGGAAGCGGACGAAGAAGGAGGTGCGTGA
- the rplP gene encoding 50S ribosomal protein L16, with translation MLAPKRVRYRKQHRPRPMSGLSKGHTEVYVGEYGLKATTPGWITARQIEAARVAMTRAIKRGGKVRITIFPDRSITRKPLETRMGSGKGAPDHWVAPVKPGRIMFELSGVSEELAREAMRRAAHKLPVKTKFVKREGAE, from the coding sequence ATGCTCGCTCCCAAGCGCGTCAGGTACCGCAAGCAGCACCGGCCCCGCCCCATGAGCGGGTTGTCGAAGGGCCACACCGAGGTCTACGTCGGTGAGTACGGCCTCAAGGCGACCACACCAGGGTGGATCACCGCGCGGCAGATCGAGGCTGCGCGTGTCGCGATGACCCGCGCCATCAAGCGTGGCGGGAAGGTGCGCATCACCATCTTCCCCGACCGCTCGATCACCCGGAAGCCACTCGAGACCCGCATGGGATCGGGGAAGGGCGCTCCGGACCACTGGGTCGCTCCGGTCAAGCCGGGCCGGATCATGTTCGAGCTCTCGGGCGTGAGCGAGGAGCTCGCGCGCGAGGCCATGCGCCGGGCCGCCCACAAGCTGCCGGTCAAGACCAAGTTCGTGAAGCGGGAGGGAGCCGAGTGA
- the rpmC gene encoding 50S ribosomal protein L29, whose amino-acid sequence MTAAELRELADDELAQHLREQKEELFNLRFQVVTGQLDNTTRLKQVRREIARVLTVMRERELAAEIAR is encoded by the coding sequence GTGACCGCCGCCGAACTACGAGAACTGGCCGACGACGAACTCGCGCAGCACCTGCGCGAGCAGAAGGAGGAGCTGTTCAACCTCCGCTTCCAGGTCGTCACGGGCCAGCTGGACAACACCACCCGTCTGAAGCAGGTCCGGCGCGAGATCGCGCGCGTCCTGACCGTCATGCGCGAGCGTGAGCTCGCTGCCGAGATCGCGAGGTGA
- the rpsQ gene encoding 30S ribosomal protein S17, protein MNDTTGARTTRKERVGVVVSDARDKTITVRIERRTTHALYSKTMERTKKYHAHDEANDANVGDTVRIVETRPLSKSKRWRLAEVLERAK, encoded by the coding sequence GTGAACGACACGACCGGAGCGCGCACGACACGCAAGGAACGCGTCGGCGTCGTTGTCAGTGACGCGCGCGACAAGACCATCACGGTCCGCATCGAGCGCCGCACCACGCACGCGCTGTACAGCAAGACGATGGAGCGCACCAAGAAGTACCACGCGCACGACGAGGCCAACGACGCCAACGTCGGTGACACCGTCCGCATCGTCGAGACACGCCCCCTCAGCAAGAGCAAGCGCTGGCGTCTGGCGGAGGTGTTGGAACGTGCGAAGTAG
- the rplN gene encoding 50S ribosomal protein L14 — MIQQESRLKVADNSGAREVLCIRVLGGSGRRYASVGDEFVGTVKDAIPASNVKKGEVVRCVVVRTAKEKRRPDGSYIRFDENACVLIRPDGTPRGTRIFGPVARELRDRRFMRIVSLAPEVL, encoded by the coding sequence ATGATCCAGCAGGAGTCGCGGCTGAAGGTCGCGGACAACTCGGGGGCCCGGGAGGTGCTGTGCATCCGGGTCCTGGGGGGCTCGGGGCGGCGGTACGCCTCGGTCGGTGACGAGTTCGTCGGCACGGTCAAGGACGCCATCCCCGCCTCGAACGTGAAGAAGGGCGAGGTCGTGCGCTGTGTCGTCGTGCGGACGGCCAAGGAGAAGCGGCGCCCCGACGGCAGCTACATCCGATTCGACGAGAACGCCTGCGTCCTGATCCGACCCGACGGCACCCCACGCGGCACGCGCATCTTCGGGCCCGTCGCGCGTGAGCTGCGGGACCGCAGGTTCATGCGCATCGTTTCGCTGGCTCCGGAGGTGCTGTGA
- the rplX gene encoding 50S ribosomal protein L24, producing the protein MKRIRKDDRVRVISGKDSGKEGRVVKVWPDRDRVLVEGVNYVKKHQSMRQNQRGAQEGGIIETEAPIHISNVMPVCPSCDQAVRVGFTLTEEGERRSKMRECRKCGATF; encoded by the coding sequence ATGAAGCGCATCCGTAAGGACGACCGCGTCCGCGTGATCTCCGGCAAGGACTCCGGCAAGGAGGGCCGCGTCGTGAAGGTCTGGCCCGACCGTGACCGCGTGCTGGTCGAGGGCGTCAACTACGTGAAGAAACACCAGTCCATGCGCCAGAACCAGCGGGGTGCCCAGGAGGGTGGGATCATCGAGACCGAGGCGCCGATCCACATCAGCAACGTGATGCCGGTCTGCCCCAGCTGCGATCAGGCCGTCCGGGTCGGGTTCACCCTGACCGAGGAGGGTGAGCGCCGCAGCAAGATGCGTGAGTGCCGCAAGTGCGGCGCCACGTTCTGA
- the rplE gene encoding 50S ribosomal protein L5: MSDTDTIYVPRFKLRYHDEIVPALKEQLGIDNIMRVPRLEKIVVNVGLGEAISEPKAVEGALRDLATITGQKPRLNRARKSIAGFKLREGMPVGAKVTLRGDRMWEFLDRLLSIALPRIRDFRGLNPRSFDGGGNYTFGVTEQLIFPEIDYDDIDAVRGMDITIVTTAESDDHARAFLTAFGFPFAKSPEEVS, translated from the coding sequence ATGAGCGACACCGACACGATCTACGTCCCGCGCTTCAAGCTGCGGTACCACGATGAGATCGTCCCCGCGCTGAAGGAACAGCTCGGGATCGACAACATCATGCGTGTCCCGAGGCTCGAGAAGATCGTCGTGAACGTCGGACTCGGCGAGGCGATCTCCGAGCCGAAGGCGGTCGAGGGTGCCCTGCGCGACCTGGCGACCATCACGGGACAGAAGCCGCGGCTCAACCGGGCACGCAAGTCGATCGCGGGCTTCAAGCTCCGCGAGGGCATGCCCGTCGGCGCCAAGGTGACGCTGCGCGGCGACCGCATGTGGGAGTTCCTCGACCGGCTCCTGTCGATCGCGCTCCCCCGGATCCGGGACTTCCGGGGCCTCAACCCGCGTTCGTTCGACGGGGGCGGCAACTACACGTTCGGGGTGACGGAGCAGCTCATCTTCCCCGAGATCGACTACGACGACATCGATGCGGTCCGCGGCATGGACATCACGATCGTGACGACCGCAGAGAGCGACGACCATGCCCGAGCGTTCCTGACCGCGTTCGGCTTCCCGTTCGCGAAGTCCCCTGAGGAGGTGAGCTGA
- a CDS encoding type Z 30S ribosomal protein S14: MAKKALIAKAKRKSKFGVREYTRCQRCGRPRAVYRRFMLCRICFREMAHRGELPGITKASW, from the coding sequence GTGGCGAAGAAAGCCCTGATCGCGAAAGCCAAGCGCAAGTCGAAGTTCGGCGTGCGCGAGTACACCCGCTGCCAACGCTGCGGTCGTCCGCGAGCGGTCTACCGCAGGTTCATGCTGTGTCGGATCTGCTTCCGGGAGATGGCCCACCGGGGCGAGCTCCCGGGCATCACGAAGGCGAGCTGGTGA
- the rpsH gene encoding 30S ribosomal protein S8, protein MTMTDPVADMLTRLRNASLAYLDDVVMPSSKMKASIADILKGEGYIQDFSVEDTTPQKTLHIRLKYGPNRERVLGGLKRISKPGLRVYVKRHEVPRVLGGLGTAILSTNAGLMSDREARKQGRGGEVVAYIW, encoded by the coding sequence ATGACTATGACCGACCCGGTGGCTGACATGCTGACCCGTCTCAGGAACGCGTCGTTGGCGTACCTGGATGACGTGGTGATGCCGTCGTCGAAGATGAAGGCATCGATCGCGGACATCCTCAAGGGTGAGGGGTACATCCAGGACTTCTCGGTCGAGGACACCACCCCCCAGAAGACGCTGCACATCCGGCTCAAGTACGGACCCAACCGCGAGCGTGTGCTGGGCGGGCTCAAGCGCATCAGCAAGCCCGGCCTGCGCGTGTACGTGAAGCGCCACGAGGTGCCGCGGGTCCTCGGAGGGCTCGGTACCGCGATCCTGTCGACCAACGCCGGACTCATGTCCGACCGCGAGGCCCGCAAGCAGGGCCGCGGCGGCGAGGTCGTCGCCTACATCTGGTAA
- the rplF gene encoding 50S ribosomal protein L6 has translation MSRIGKLPVPVPDGVEVTLEGLDVTVKGPKGELVRTMPEGVAIARDDEGAITVTPQGETRMHRSRHGLVRSLIANMVEGVTNGYSKTLELVGVGYRAVPSGKDLELQVGYSHPVVIEAPEGITLEVPVPTRIVVSGIDKVLVGQVAANIRKVRPPEPYKGKGIKYEGEYVRRKAGKTAGV, from the coding sequence ATGTCCCGGATCGGCAAGCTCCCCGTCCCGGTACCGGACGGCGTCGAGGTGACCCTCGAGGGCCTCGATGTGACCGTTAAGGGCCCCAAGGGTGAACTCGTACGCACGATGCCCGAGGGTGTCGCCATCGCGCGGGACGACGAAGGGGCGATCACGGTCACCCCTCAGGGCGAGACGCGCATGCACCGCTCGCGGCACGGTCTGGTCCGCAGCCTCATCGCCAACATGGTCGAGGGCGTGACCAACGGCTACAGCAAGACCCTGGAGCTGGTCGGCGTCGGTTACCGCGCGGTTCCCAGCGGGAAGGATCTCGAGCTGCAGGTCGGGTACAGCCATCCGGTGGTGATCGAGGCTCCCGAAGGCATCACGTTGGAGGTCCCGGTACCCACCCGTATCGTCGTCTCCGGCATCGACAAGGTCCTCGTCGGCCAGGTGGCCGCCAACATCCGCAAGGTTCGTCCACCGGAGCCGTACAAGGGCAAGGGCATCAAGTACGAGGGCGAGTACGTCCGCCGCAAGGCCGGCAAGACCGCGGGCGTCTGA
- the rplR gene encoding 50S ribosomal protein L18 — protein sequence MDPKRKRAGLERRHRHLRKRVRGTAQRPRLAVYRSNTHIYAQVIDDEQGHTLVAASSLDEGVDRGDDGKVGAARQVGELIGKRATQAGIDQVVFDRGGRRYAGRLKALAEAAREAGLDF from the coding sequence ATGGATCCCAAGAGGAAGCGAGCGGGGCTCGAGCGCCGTCACCGTCACCTGCGCAAGCGGGTACGGGGGACCGCGCAGCGACCCCGGCTGGCCGTCTACCGCAGCAACACCCACATCTACGCCCAGGTGATCGACGACGAGCAGGGTCACACCCTGGTGGCCGCATCGTCGCTCGACGAGGGCGTGGACCGGGGCGACGACGGCAAGGTCGGGGCCGCTCGCCAGGTCGGGGAGCTGATCGGCAAGCGCGCCACCCAGGCCGGCATCGACCAGGTGGTCTTCGACCGTGGTGGACGCCGCTACGCCGGCCGCCTGAAGGCTCTGGCCGAGGCGGCACGTGAAGCCGGCCTCGATTTCTGA
- the rpsE gene encoding 30S ribosomal protein S5 encodes MAKPRGGPGRGPRRGREQDREQYDERVVSINRVAKVVKGGRRFQFTALVVVGDGKGQVGVGHGKAKEVQSAIQKGVEEAKKSFFRVPMVGTTIVHPVIGELGAGRVLLKPAAPGTGVIAGGPVRAVVEAAGIQDLLAKSLGSSNPVNVVGATIEGLKALRSPEEIAALRDKPLEDVAPRAMIETLRGGAA; translated from the coding sequence ATGGCGAAGCCAAGAGGTGGTCCGGGTCGCGGACCCCGTCGCGGACGCGAACAGGACCGTGAGCAGTACGACGAGCGCGTGGTCTCGATCAACCGCGTCGCCAAGGTCGTCAAGGGTGGCCGGCGGTTCCAGTTCACGGCCCTGGTGGTCGTCGGTGACGGCAAGGGCCAGGTCGGCGTCGGGCACGGCAAAGCCAAGGAGGTGCAGTCCGCCATCCAGAAGGGCGTCGAGGAGGCGAAGAAGAGCTTCTTCCGCGTCCCGATGGTGGGCACGACCATCGTGCACCCCGTGATCGGCGAGCTCGGAGCGGGACGCGTGCTGCTCAAGCCCGCAGCTCCCGGTACCGGGGTCATCGCCGGTGGCCCGGTCCGGGCCGTCGTCGAGGCCGCCGGGATCCAGGACCTGCTGGCCAAGTCGCTCGGTAGTTCCAACCCGGTCAACGTCGTCGGAGCCACGATCGAGGGTCTCAAGGCGCTCCGCAGCCCGGAGGAGATCGCCGCGCTGCGTGACAAGCCGCTCGAGGACGTCGCTCCGCGCGCGATGATCGAGACCTTGCGCGGAGGTGCGGCGTGA
- the rpmD gene encoding 50S ribosomal protein L30, giving the protein MSSLRITQTRSTIGRPADQRATVRSLGLKRIRHTVIQPNRPEIRGMLAKVSHLVEWTEVEEDQS; this is encoded by the coding sequence GTGAGCTCGCTGCGCATCACCCAGACCCGGTCGACGATCGGCCGACCGGCTGACCAGCGGGCCACGGTGCGTTCGCTCGGTCTCAAGCGGATCCGTCACACCGTGATCCAGCCCAACCGCCCGGAGATCCGCGGGATGCTCGCGAAGGTGTCGCACCTCGTCGAGTGGACCGAGGTCGAGGAGGATCAGTCGTGA
- the rplO gene encoding 50S ribosomal protein L15 — protein sequence MKLHHLKPAEGSKSKRIRVGRGDRGRRGKTAGRGTKGTGARGQVPAGFEGGQVPLKRRQPKLAGFVSHVQRVEYSIINVGRLDDHFEAGDEVSFDSLFARGLVKKGRPVKVLGHGDVTKSLTVKVDRISATAREKIEAVGGSVAS from the coding sequence GTGAAGCTGCACCACCTGAAGCCCGCTGAGGGCAGCAAGAGCAAGCGCATCCGCGTCGGTCGCGGTGATCGTGGGCGGCGTGGCAAGACCGCCGGTCGAGGCACCAAGGGCACCGGGGCGCGCGGACAGGTACCTGCCGGTTTCGAAGGTGGTCAGGTCCCGCTCAAACGGCGCCAGCCCAAGCTCGCGGGGTTCGTCAGCCACGTGCAGCGGGTGGAGTACTCGATCATCAACGTCGGTCGGCTCGACGACCACTTCGAGGCCGGTGACGAGGTGTCGTTCGACAGCCTCTTCGCGCGCGGGCTGGTGAAGAAGGGCCGTCCCGTCAAGGTGCTGGGACACGGTGACGTCACGAAGTCGCTGACGGTGAAGGTCGATCGGATCTCCGCCACGGCGCGTGAGAAGATCGAAGCCGTCGGAGGTAGCGTCGCCAGCTAG